The DNA sequence AACGGAAGTACAAGACGGTGACACGCTGGAACTGGTCCAGTTTGTCGGCGGCGGGTAAGGAGAGTTTGGATGGCTGAGGCAGCAGTGAAAACAGAAGAGACAGGCGCCCGCGACAGCTGGTCCATCGCCGGCGAAAGCTATTCGTCACGGCTCATTGTCGGTACCGGCAAGTACAAGGACTTTGAGGAGACGGCCCGCGCCATCGATGCTTCAGGTGCTGAAATCGTGACCGTCGCCGTCCGCCGGGTGAACGTCACCAATCCGAACGAGCCCATGCTGGTCGATTATGTCGATCCAAAAAAATACACCTACCTGCCCAATACGGCCGGATGCTTCACCGGCGATGAGGCTGTCCGAACCTTGCGTCTTGCGCGCGAAGCGGGTGGGTGGGACCTCGTAAAGCTTGAGGTGCTGGGCGACCGCAAAACCCTTTATCCCGACATGATTGAGACCTTGAGCGCAGCAGAGCTCCTCATCA is a window from the Rhodobiaceae bacterium genome containing:
- the thiG gene encoding thiazole synthase; amino-acid sequence: MAEAAVKTEETGARDSWSIAGESYSSRLIVGTGKYKDFEETARAIDASGAEIVTVAVRRVNVTNPNEPMLVDYVDPKKYTYLPNTAGCFTGDEAVRTLRLAREAGGWDLVKLEVLGDRKTLYPDMIETLSAAELLIKEGFKVMVYCSDDVLLAKRLEEMGCVAIMPLGAPIGSGLGIQTPINIRLIVEQSNVPVLVDAGVGTASDAAVAMELGCDGVLMNTAIAEAKEPILMAEAMKKAVEAGRLAYLAGRMPRKRYADPSSPVAGLI